The Longimicrobium sp. nucleotide sequence GCATTTCTGCCGATGTTTCGTGCGCCGATGAAAGCAGATCGAAACGTTAGGGAGCCGGCCTCGGGCTCCTCCTCGATAGGGTGACAATGACGAATCCTCTTCCCGAGCTTCTCAAGCTGAGTGTGGCTGAACGCATTCAGCTCGTGGAAGACATATGGGACAGCATCGCGGCTGAACCCGAGGCTGTGCCGCTGTCGGATGAACTTCGCGAGGAGCTGGATGCCCGGCTGGCGGATCAGGCCGCCAATCCGGGCGTGGGTAAGCCTTGGTCCGAGGTGAAGGCGCGGCTGCTGGGGAGCCGGTGAGCCGATCGCTGATTCTTCGCCCGGCCGCTGAGGACGACGTTGAGGCGGCGTACCAATGGTACGAGGAACAAAGGCCCGGATTGGGAGGCGGGTTCCTGCGATCCGTAGAGGCGGGGCTTGCTTC carries:
- a CDS encoding addiction module protein; protein product: MTNPLPELLKLSVAERIQLVEDIWDSIAAEPEAVPLSDELREELDARLADQAANPGVGKPWSEVKARLLGSR